One window of Melioribacteraceae bacterium 4301-Me genomic DNA carries:
- a CDS encoding alpha/beta hydrolase family protein produces MVSKIIKRETINLTAFQKKMVISGWGEEVLNKTTVEKILYMSDGLRISGYLAYPNYNKTKYPCIIWCRGGMGNNGAIDEFNARGMFGTIASWGYVVLASQYRGSAGSEGIDEFGGSDVNDVLNLIPLADELNFADNRSWGIEGWSRGGMMTYLTLTRTNIFKAGVIIGGISNLHCDSNDIALNEYIVKITNGAINSQNFEEECKRRSIINFPEKLPDTTPLLLLHGTADERVNVSNSIELAEKLKQLGKPHNLILLKNGDHFLKSYRKKVNELRKQWFDKYLKAM; encoded by the coding sequence ATGGTTAGCAAAATTATTAAAAGAGAAACAATAAACTTGACAGCGTTTCAGAAAAAAATGGTGATAAGCGGCTGGGGAGAAGAAGTTCTTAATAAAACTACCGTTGAAAAAATTTTGTATATGTCAGATGGACTAAGAATTTCTGGCTACTTGGCTTATCCTAATTATAATAAAACTAAATATCCGTGCATCATTTGGTGCAGAGGTGGTATGGGGAATAATGGTGCTATCGATGAATTTAATGCTCGAGGAATGTTTGGCACAATTGCAAGCTGGGGTTACGTTGTACTTGCTTCACAATATAGAGGTTCTGCCGGCAGCGAAGGTATAGATGAATTCGGCGGAAGTGACGTGAACGACGTCTTAAATTTAATACCCTTAGCTGATGAGTTGAATTTTGCTGATAATAGAAGTTGGGGTATTGAAGGATGGAGTAGAGGAGGAATGATGACGTATTTAACACTTACTAGGACTAATATTTTTAAAGCTGGGGTTATAATCGGTGGAATTTCGAATTTACATTGTGATTCAAACGATATTGCTCTCAACGAATATATAGTTAAAATTACTAATGGGGCAATAAATTCACAAAATTTTGAAGAAGAATGTAAACGCAGGTCTATAATAAATTTCCCTGAAAAGCTACCTGATACTACTCCTTTGCTTTTACTTCATGGCACTGCAGATGAAAGGGTAAATGTTAGCAACTCAATCGAGTTAGCTGAAAAACTAAAACAATTAGGAAAGCCGCATAATTTAATTCTGCTAAAAAATGGAGACCACTTTTTGAAATCTTATAGAAAAAAAGTCAACGAGTTAAGAAAGCAATGGTTTGATAAATACCTTAAAGCAATGTAA
- a CDS encoding glycoside hydrolase family 10 protein, translated as MVLKFLILLTIIFFSDLYSQIEKETRAVWVSTNFRLDWPPPTFESNLQKQSLIEILDNIKSKNLNTVYFQVRSNGTLLCKSSFEPLSPYITGKVNGKADYDPLDFAIEQAHIRGLEIHAWVNVVRCFSGKDNFILTDSNHIFKRKPQWVVEYNDSGNISYWLDPGFPEVRDYLSNLITEIVKNYDIDGIQLDFLRYPGKNFNDSFSYNQYGNSEQKDKWRRENITKILESVYEKIKSIKPYVKVGVAPIGIYKNENGYYFEGYGDVYQDSKAWLQKGIVDYLVPQVYWGINDKPDFAALAKSWVSSSFNRNIIIGIAAYKNNVKEQIDKLIEYCRDIHSNGVSFFRYSNIKEYNFKSFSYKAIPSEMSWLNKFYPIPPQNLSFTLSQDNPYTVKLSWQIQKSSSKYDSAVYIALYNLPKPSAGAKSQFLLDIIDANKNTVTFEIKNPQKINYYFALKSLNRFWQESNETSNVIEIKLNQLSQFAYLDDLLPKPMLLKNNNDHSEILLFSKEKETVKISFGNLNMTERRTIYPGKNVLIIQNDLTASREIQIEFETTKKKFNLSLE; from the coding sequence ATGGTATTAAAATTTCTGATTCTGCTTACTATTATATTTTTTTCTGACTTATATTCTCAGATTGAAAAAGAAACAAGAGCAGTATGGGTATCAACTAATTTCCGCTTAGATTGGCCGCCACCTACTTTTGAGTCGAACTTACAAAAACAATCGTTAATTGAAATATTAGACAATATTAAATCAAAAAATCTGAATACTGTTTATTTCCAAGTAAGAAGCAATGGTACATTACTCTGCAAATCATCTTTCGAACCGCTATCGCCTTATATTACAGGCAAAGTTAATGGTAAAGCAGATTATGATCCATTAGACTTTGCAATAGAACAAGCTCATATAAGAGGTCTAGAAATTCATGCATGGGTTAATGTGGTAAGATGTTTTTCGGGTAAAGATAATTTCATTTTAACAGACTCAAATCACATTTTTAAACGAAAGCCTCAATGGGTTGTTGAGTATAACGACAGCGGAAATATAAGTTATTGGTTAGATCCCGGCTTTCCAGAGGTTAGAGATTATTTATCCAATTTAATAACAGAAATTGTAAAAAATTATGATATAGACGGAATTCAATTAGATTTTCTACGCTATCCTGGCAAAAATTTTAATGATTCATTTTCCTATAACCAATACGGAAACAGTGAGCAAAAGGATAAATGGCGTAGAGAAAATATTACCAAAATTCTTGAATCAGTTTATGAAAAAATTAAGTCGATTAAACCCTATGTTAAAGTTGGTGTAGCTCCAATCGGCATATACAAAAATGAGAACGGCTATTACTTCGAAGGCTATGGAGATGTGTATCAAGACTCTAAAGCCTGGCTACAAAAGGGTATTGTAGATTACTTAGTCCCTCAAGTTTATTGGGGTATTAACGATAAACCAGATTTTGCAGCTTTAGCTAAGAGTTGGGTAAGCAGCAGCTTTAACAGAAACATTATTATTGGAATTGCTGCATATAAAAATAATGTAAAAGAACAGATAGATAAATTAATTGAATATTGCAGAGACATTCACAGTAACGGTGTTAGTTTTTTTAGATATTCTAACATAAAAGAGTATAATTTTAAAAGCTTTTCTTATAAGGCTATTCCTTCAGAAATGAGCTGGTTAAATAAATTTTATCCGATACCTCCACAGAATTTATCATTTACACTTTCACAAGATAATCCATATACTGTTAAGCTTTCGTGGCAAATTCAAAAATCATCTTCAAAGTATGATAGCGCCGTTTATATTGCCCTTTACAATTTGCCCAAACCTTCAGCAGGTGCAAAGTCTCAATTTCTACTAGATATTATTGATGCCAACAAGAACACAGTAACATTCGAGATAAAAAATCCCCAAAAAATTAACTACTACTTTGCACTGAAATCATTAAATAGATTCTGGCAGGAAAGTAATGAAACATCAAACGTAATTGAAATTAAGCTTAACCAACTTAGTCAGTTTGCCTATTTAGACGACTTATTACCAAAGCCAATGCTATTAAAAAATAATAATGACCATTCAGAAATCTTGCTTTTTTCAAAAGAAAAGGAAACTGTAAAGATTTCTTTTGGCAATCTTAACATGACAGAACGCCGAACAATTTATCCGGGTAAAAACGTTCTAATTATTCAAAATGATTTGACAGCAAGCCGAGAAATTCAAATTGAATTTGAAACCACAAAAAAGAAGTTCAACCTAAGCTTAGAATAA
- the aroB gene encoding 3-dehydroquinate synthase: MKRISVQVPGNSYPVYIGENLFNELHRLVDKHALPKNIFFVIDSNVHKIHYKKIERIEKLIKDKSSKIIIEANENNKTLKTVSYIFSNLQQKGFGRDTLMIAIGGGIIGDIAGFAAATYMRGISYVQVPTTLLAAADSSVGGKTGVNFGKYKNQIGAFYQPSFVLIDPSFFKSLPFEELVCGFGEIVKYAYLTNSYFFNYVYRLSKKINSLTAKELIKLVSHSVNFKASVVTTDEKESGLRKILNLGHTFAHAIETAVNYKIKHGQAVVVGLACSFHLSYELELISKSQLDEFLKLLMNFKKYVSISSIDKSTTYKSMFTDKKNRDGKIRFVLLKAFGKILVDVEASKQHIFSAIEKGLQNFS; this comes from the coding sequence ATGAAAAGAATCAGCGTACAAGTACCCGGTAATAGTTATCCTGTTTACATAGGTGAAAACTTATTTAATGAATTGCATAGACTTGTGGATAAACACGCATTGCCAAAAAATATCTTTTTTGTTATTGATTCTAATGTTCACAAGATACACTATAAAAAAATTGAACGAATAGAAAAGTTAATAAAAGATAAGTCAAGTAAAATTATTATTGAAGCAAATGAGAACAATAAAACACTCAAAACTGTTAGTTATATATTCAGCAACCTTCAACAAAAAGGGTTTGGTCGTGATACGTTAATGATTGCTATTGGCGGAGGAATTATTGGCGATATAGCTGGCTTTGCTGCGGCAACATACATGCGTGGAATATCGTATGTTCAAGTTCCAACTACACTTTTAGCCGCTGCAGACAGTTCTGTCGGCGGGAAAACTGGTGTTAACTTTGGCAAATACAAAAACCAAATTGGTGCTTTTTACCAGCCATCTTTCGTCCTAATTGACCCCAGCTTCTTCAAATCCCTTCCGTTTGAGGAGCTGGTATGCGGCTTTGGTGAAATTGTTAAATATGCTTATTTAACAAACAGCTACTTTTTTAATTACGTTTATAGGCTTAGCAAAAAAATTAATTCATTAACTGCTAAAGAGCTTATTAAATTAGTTTCACACTCAGTAAACTTTAAAGCAAGTGTAGTAACAACAGATGAAAAAGAAAGCGGACTAAGAAAAATTTTAAATCTTGGTCATACATTTGCACATGCAATTGAAACAGCTGTTAATTACAAAATTAAACACGGCCAGGCAGTAGTTGTGGGATTAGCTTGTTCTTTTCACTTATCTTATGAATTAGAGCTTATAAGCAAAAGTCAATTGGATGAATTTCTTAAGCTCCTTATGAATTTTAAAAAATATGTCTCAATAAGTTCGATAGATAAAAGTACCACATACAAATCTATGTTCACTGATAAGAAAAATAGAGATGGTAAAATTCGTTTCGTATTGTTGAAAGCATTTGGCAAAATATTAGTAGACGTTGAAGCAAGTAAACAGCATATATTTTCGGCAATAGAAAAGGGGCTTCAAAACTTTTCTTAA
- a CDS encoding shikimate kinase, whose product MFIKEAKIYLTGFMTSGKSTIGPILANVLGLNFYDLDKEIERIENRTIVEIFQQKGEKYFRDLESRILSKLAMEKGVVISLGGGTIISPHNFVLMKKTGTIVYLRVSTETLYKRLKNKIDRPLFRDLVLSEKNEKEFLRRIEEVLNNRKKFYEQADIIIDSEDRPIGITVDELAKAIKESYNEKNQRTSTR is encoded by the coding sequence ATGTTTATAAAGGAAGCAAAAATTTATTTAACAGGCTTTATGACTAGCGGTAAGAGCACAATTGGTCCAATATTAGCCAATGTGTTAGGATTAAATTTCTACGACTTAGATAAAGAAATTGAAAGAATAGAAAACAGGACAATTGTCGAAATCTTCCAGCAAAAAGGAGAAAAATATTTTCGCGATTTAGAAAGTAGAATACTTTCCAAATTAGCTATGGAAAAGGGAGTAGTAATTTCATTAGGGGGTGGAACTATAATTTCCCCTCACAACTTTGTGCTTATGAAAAAAACTGGAACAATTGTTTACTTGAGAGTTTCGACAGAAACTTTGTACAAAAGACTTAAAAATAAAATCGATCGTCCACTTTTTAGAGATTTAGTTCTTAGTGAAAAAAATGAAAAAGAATTCTTAAGACGAATAGAAGAAGTACTTAACAACAGAAAAAAATTTTATGAGCAGGCAGATATAATTATCGATTCGGAAGACAGGCCAATCGGAATTACAGTAGATGAATTAGCAAAAGCCATAAAAGAGAGCTATAATGAAAAGAATCAGCGTACAAGTACCCGGTAA
- a CDS encoding peptidylprolyl isomerase: MGMMARMRNLAPWFILGVGGLFVLFMVITDSKVLDFIQTTRHNIGSVNGEVITDKEFSDFLEAARRNQQAATGRDIDESQMDFFRDQVWDAMVTRKLIDEKIKEFGIVVSDDEIRNQLLGPNPPAGLKQQFTDSTGTFNRQLYESALRDPRNKQIVIQLEDQIREQLVQQKLQDYLFASINVSNQELLDQFIQQNIKMKADYILVDANTIPDSTINVTKDEIKNYYDKHLDDYKIQAQRRLKYVMFRKVASKDDSTAVFNNLIAIVNKLKNDTSSFKTYAQIYSEQPYSKDTVSILTLPESARDLLLTARVGDIVGPVKTFDGYTVYKLVDKIKSKNEVVKASHILIKSTGNDQNDLKRANEIYQEAVKGTDFASLAKANSQDPGSALKGGDLGWFGKGQMVKPFEEAVYSGKVGQILKPVKTQFGYHIIKITGKNDNDFVIEKIVNKIQPSGTTLDKLYNDANDFAYIAKENSFESEAKLMNYSVIETPPFTEDATAIAGIGQSVALVKFAFDEGVGKISDVVKVPAGYVVAMVSDIIKPGFKKLEDVEIAIKNTLLRQKKIDKAMQIASTIRSKIGESTDLSIASQVYPQAKIASTETEFNSNGVIPGLGREYAFSEYSLNAELNKLSQPIRGVRGAFLIRVTSRTEFDQRAFQAAKESLRNQILQRKKNYYFSQWIQDLKKEADIVDNRYLFYR, encoded by the coding sequence ATGGGTATGATGGCCAGGATGCGGAATTTAGCGCCGTGGTTTATTTTAGGAGTAGGTGGTTTATTTGTTCTATTCATGGTTATAACTGATTCAAAAGTGCTTGATTTTATACAAACCACCAGGCATAACATTGGTTCTGTAAATGGCGAAGTGATAACAGACAAAGAATTTTCAGACTTTTTAGAAGCCGCGAGAAGAAACCAGCAAGCCGCAACCGGTAGAGATATTGACGAATCTCAAATGGACTTTTTTCGGGATCAAGTTTGGGATGCAATGGTTACCAGAAAATTAATAGATGAAAAAATTAAAGAGTTTGGAATAGTTGTTAGCGATGACGAAATTAGAAATCAACTGCTTGGTCCTAATCCCCCTGCAGGCTTAAAACAACAATTTACAGATTCAACCGGAACATTTAACAGGCAGCTTTACGAAAGCGCTTTAAGGGACCCGCGCAACAAACAAATTGTAATTCAGCTTGAAGACCAAATTAGAGAACAATTAGTTCAACAAAAACTTCAAGATTATTTATTTGCTTCTATTAACGTCAGCAATCAGGAATTGTTGGACCAGTTCATACAACAAAACATTAAAATGAAAGCAGATTACATCTTAGTTGATGCTAATACAATTCCAGACTCTACTATAAATGTCACTAAAGATGAAATAAAAAATTATTATGATAAGCATTTGGACGACTACAAAATTCAAGCACAGAGACGATTAAAGTATGTAATGTTCAGAAAAGTTGCCTCTAAAGATGACTCAACTGCAGTATTTAACAATCTCATTGCAATTGTTAATAAACTAAAAAACGACACCTCTTCTTTCAAAACTTACGCACAAATTTATTCCGAACAGCCTTATTCTAAAGATACAGTTTCAATATTAACCTTACCAGAATCCGCTAGGGACTTGTTACTAACTGCTCGTGTTGGTGACATTGTTGGTCCAGTAAAAACTTTTGATGGGTATACTGTCTATAAATTAGTAGATAAAATTAAATCAAAAAATGAGGTGGTTAAGGCTTCGCATATACTTATTAAATCTACTGGAAACGACCAGAATGATCTTAAAAGAGCAAATGAAATTTACCAAGAAGCCGTTAAAGGCACCGACTTTGCTAGTCTGGCTAAAGCCAATTCTCAAGATCCAGGCTCTGCATTGAAGGGAGGGGATTTGGGCTGGTTTGGCAAGGGCCAAATGGTTAAGCCATTCGAAGAAGCCGTTTATTCTGGAAAAGTTGGACAAATTCTTAAACCTGTTAAAACTCAATTCGGTTATCATATCATCAAAATAACTGGTAAAAATGATAACGATTTTGTAATTGAAAAAATTGTAAATAAAATTCAACCATCAGGAACAACTTTAGATAAATTGTACAACGATGCTAACGACTTTGCTTACATTGCAAAAGAAAATAGCTTTGAAAGCGAAGCTAAACTTATGAATTACTCAGTAATTGAAACACCGCCCTTTACAGAAGATGCAACTGCAATAGCTGGTATTGGTCAAAGTGTTGCATTAGTAAAATTCGCTTTTGATGAGGGTGTTGGAAAAATAAGTGATGTAGTGAAAGTACCTGCTGGTTATGTTGTTGCTATGGTCTCTGATATTATTAAACCTGGATTTAAAAAATTAGAAGACGTAGAAATAGCAATAAAAAACACGCTTCTAAGACAAAAGAAAATTGACAAGGCTATGCAAATTGCATCAACTATTCGTTCTAAGATTGGCGAAAGCACAGACTTATCTATTGCTTCACAAGTATACCCGCAAGCTAAAATAGCTTCTACAGAAACCGAATTCAATTCTAACGGTGTTATACCTGGACTTGGACGTGAGTATGCATTTTCCGAATATTCATTAAATGCTGAGTTAAACAAGCTATCACAACCAATTAGAGGTGTTCGTGGAGCTTTTTTAATACGAGTTACCTCAAGAACTGAATTTGACCAGCGTGCTTTTCAAGCTGCAAAGGAATCATTAAGAAATCAAATACTTCAAAGAAAAAAGAACTACTATTTTTCACAATGGATTCAAGACTTGAAAAAAGAAGCTGATATAGTTGATAATAGATACTTATTTTATAGATAA
- a CDS encoding phosphate/phosphite/phosphonate ABC transporter substrate-binding protein, translating into MKLIKYFFYLSPIFIFILINVSRHLKSAELGSKSNPIKFYLTPSEDANKLTTTAKPLMEFLQKETGYYFTSAVPSSYVAIIEAFGTGRADVAIGLSAFAYLMANEKYGATALLRVVRDNGETTYRGQFLARVDSGIDSISDLQGKSIAYVDPSSTSGYLLPKAILKRKHIKPSEEVFAMRHDNVVTMVYQRQVDAGACFYSPPDPKTGKILDARMKVLQQFPDVAEKVKTIGLTEEIPNDPVIFRKDMPEKMKQKIVNALLDFVKTPQGQQDLYDAYGVVSFVPTKDSDYDVLRKMLKEQNIDYEKLIGK; encoded by the coding sequence ATGAAATTAATAAAATACTTTTTCTATCTGTCGCCAATATTTATTTTTATTTTGATTAATGTTTCAAGGCATTTAAAAAGTGCTGAATTAGGTTCCAAATCTAATCCCATCAAATTTTACCTTACTCCTTCGGAAGATGCTAACAAGCTTACAACCACAGCAAAACCATTAATGGAATTTTTACAAAAGGAAACAGGTTATTATTTTACTTCAGCTGTACCAAGCAGTTATGTAGCTATAATTGAAGCATTTGGTACTGGCAGAGCAGATGTTGCTATTGGTTTAAGTGCGTTTGCATATCTGATGGCAAACGAGAAGTATGGTGCTACTGCACTATTGAGAGTAGTTAGGGATAATGGTGAAACAACTTACAGAGGACAATTTTTAGCAAGAGTAGATTCTGGTATAGATAGTATAAGTGACCTTCAGGGAAAGTCAATAGCTTATGTGGATCCATCGTCAACTTCTGGTTACCTTTTGCCTAAGGCAATCTTAAAACGAAAACACATAAAGCCTTCTGAAGAAGTTTTTGCAATGAGACACGATAACGTTGTTACAATGGTATATCAACGGCAAGTTGATGCTGGAGCTTGTTTTTATTCACCGCCTGACCCTAAGACAGGTAAAATTTTAGATGCAAGAATGAAAGTGCTTCAACAGTTTCCAGATGTTGCCGAGAAAGTAAAAACTATTGGGTTAACCGAAGAAATTCCAAACGATCCAGTAATTTTTCGCAAAGATATGCCGGAAAAAATGAAACAAAAAATCGTTAACGCACTACTGGATTTTGTTAAAACTCCACAGGGTCAACAAGATTTATATGATGCGTATGGTGTTGTTAGTTTTGTCCCTACCAAAGACAGCGACTATGATGTATTAAGAAAAATGCTTAAGGAGCAAAATATCGATTATGAAAAACTGATTGGTAAATAA
- the phnC gene encoding phosphonate ABC transporter ATP-binding protein, with amino-acid sequence MLLRVNKLHKIYPNGTHALKGVSFDVKEGEFLVVIGLSGSGKSTLLRCINRLIEPTSGTIEFMGKNITHIKGAELRKVKSQIGMVFQQFNLIKRRSVMLNVLSGSLGRMSTFPSLLEKFPSEVYESAKRALSIVGIEEKADLRVDSLSGGQQQRVAIARSLVQNPKLLLADEPVASLDPATSNSVMQYFEKINKELGTTVICNLHFLSLVRKYATRVIALKAGIIVYEGLPSEINETWFKTIYGEEAEEVEIK; translated from the coding sequence ATGCTGCTGCGTGTTAATAAACTTCATAAAATATATCCTAATGGTACTCACGCACTTAAAGGTGTCAGCTTTGATGTTAAAGAGGGTGAATTTTTAGTTGTAATTGGATTAAGCGGGTCGGGCAAGTCTACCTTGCTGCGATGTATTAATAGATTGATTGAACCTACTTCCGGTACTATAGAATTTATGGGTAAAAATATTACTCACATCAAAGGTGCTGAACTTAGAAAAGTGAAATCCCAAATTGGAATGGTTTTTCAACAATTTAATTTGATAAAACGGAGATCGGTTATGTTAAATGTTTTGAGTGGGAGTTTGGGACGCATGAGTACGTTTCCCTCGTTGTTGGAAAAATTTCCATCTGAAGTTTATGAATCTGCTAAAAGAGCACTTTCAATTGTTGGAATTGAAGAGAAAGCTGATTTGAGAGTTGATTCATTAAGCGGAGGCCAGCAGCAGCGTGTAGCTATAGCTCGCAGTTTGGTGCAAAACCCAAAATTATTATTGGCAGATGAACCAGTTGCTTCATTAGACCCTGCAACTTCTAATTCGGTTATGCAATACTTTGAAAAAATTAATAAAGAATTAGGAACAACAGTAATTTGCAATCTTCATTTTTTAAGCCTGGTTAGAAAATATGCTACACGTGTAATTGCGTTAAAAGCTGGTATTATTGTTTATGAAGGCTTGCCTTCAGAAATAAACGAAACGTGGTTTAAAACAATTTACGGCGAAGAAGCAGAAGAGGTGGAAATAAAATGA
- the phnE gene encoding phosphonate ABC transporter, permease protein PhnE: protein MINEPELEINPKHLLDQKLMRKSKFNFLKAFLLESFFAFYSLVVVIRIIYYKFILELNDMPFSWGQIGMIFFVSLIIGAVWTYSKTSISCKIFGIAKDNKVTKWTVEIYGFFLFDITFIAGWIVTRISLIDLFSAEGIEGAKRIFTALFQPEYGIFNDALFAMIETIYIALIATLISIPFALIISFFTARNLMKENKITFAIYYLLRVILNFVRSIEPLIWAIIFSVWVGIGPFAGMIALLVHTIASNAKLYSEAIESIEEGPVEAISATGANKIQIVWYAVVPQIVLPFLSFTIYRWDINVRMATVIGLVGGGGIGTMLIQYQGLAKWHEVGLIVIIIAVVVWIMDYISARIREAIY from the coding sequence ATGATAAATGAACCTGAATTGGAAATTAATCCCAAACATTTACTCGACCAAAAATTAATGAGAAAAAGTAAATTTAATTTCTTAAAGGCTTTCCTGCTCGAAAGTTTTTTTGCGTTTTACTCGCTTGTTGTTGTAATTCGTATCATTTATTATAAGTTCATACTCGAGTTAAATGATATGCCTTTTTCTTGGGGGCAAATCGGTATGATTTTCTTTGTAAGCTTAATAATAGGTGCTGTTTGGACTTACTCAAAGACTTCCATTTCATGCAAGATTTTTGGAATTGCTAAGGATAATAAAGTAACAAAATGGACTGTAGAGATTTATGGTTTCTTTTTGTTTGATATTACATTTATTGCCGGATGGATTGTAACAAGAATATCGTTAATCGATTTATTTTCTGCTGAGGGAATAGAAGGCGCAAAACGAATTTTCACTGCTTTGTTTCAGCCTGAGTATGGCATTTTTAACGATGCACTCTTTGCAATGATAGAGACAATTTATATAGCATTAATTGCTACTTTAATTTCTATACCATTTGCACTTATAATAAGTTTTTTTACAGCAAGAAATTTAATGAAAGAAAATAAAATTACTTTTGCTATCTATTATTTGCTTAGGGTTATATTAAACTTTGTTCGCTCAATTGAACCTTTAATTTGGGCTATAATATTTTCTGTTTGGGTAGGCATTGGTCCTTTTGCCGGAATGATTGCACTTTTAGTACACACTATAGCATCCAATGCAAAATTATATTCAGAAGCTATAGAAAGCATTGAAGAAGGTCCTGTAGAGGCAATAAGTGCAACCGGTGCAAATAAAATTCAAATTGTCTGGTACGCTGTGGTTCCTCAAATTGTTTTACCTTTTTTATCGTTTACTATTTATCGATGGGATATAAATGTAAGAATGGCAACTGTTATTGGTTTAGTAGGTGGCGGCGGTATCGGTACAATGCTTATTCAATATCAAGGGCTAGCAAAATGGCACGAGGTTGGTTTGATAGTAATTATAATTGCAGTTGTTGTGTGGATTATGGATTATATTAGCGCACGAATAAGAGAAGCAATTTATTAA
- the coaD gene encoding pantetheine-phosphate adenylyltransferase produces the protein MKKVIYPGTFDPVTNGHIDIIKRASELFDEVIVTVAKNPSKTCLFSLEERIQMLEESLKDFTRIKIDSFDGLVVDHAKQLGAVGIIRGLRAISDFEYEFQMALMNRKLSDGLTTIFLMPHEKYTYLNSTIIRNLAQFNSDVSDFVPPPVAKKLKEKFNQQ, from the coding sequence ATGAAAAAAGTCATTTATCCAGGCACATTCGATCCAGTAACTAATGGTCACATCGATATAATAAAACGAGCATCTGAACTGTTTGATGAAGTGATTGTAACAGTGGCTAAAAATCCCTCAAAGACTTGTCTTTTTTCCTTAGAAGAAAGAATCCAAATGCTTGAAGAAAGTCTAAAAGATTTTACAAGAATAAAAATAGATTCGTTCGATGGACTTGTAGTAGACCATGCTAAACAACTGGGCGCAGTAGGAATAATAAGAGGTCTAAGAGCAATAAGTGATTTTGAGTATGAATTTCAAATGGCATTGATGAACAGAAAATTAAGCGACGGGCTTACAACAATCTTTCTAATGCCGCATGAAAAATATACTTATCTTAATTCAACTATTATTAGAAATTTAGCACAGTTCAATAGTGATGTATCGGATTTTGTCCCCCCACCTGTAGCAAAAAAACTAAAGGAGAAGTTTAACCAGCAATAA
- the rsmD gene encoding 16S rRNA (guanine(966)-N(2))-methyltransferase RsmD, protein MRIVSGIYKGRMLKFPNSKLVRPTTDKVKESLFNYLQNQIDFNNIVVCDLYAGSGSLGLEAMSRGASKCDFVESNFNVSKILKENIENIITDKSYNIFKMDAVRFSKMKNHEEYDLILADPPFFKYEIHLIVPNLLINHFLKPNGRLIIERSIQTEKKDIASFKKEAFKRIGDSLIYQFFCSDVDLFNKSIT, encoded by the coding sequence ATGAGAATTGTATCGGGGATTTACAAAGGAAGAATGCTAAAATTTCCCAATTCTAAACTGGTAAGACCAACGACTGACAAAGTTAAAGAGTCTCTCTTTAATTACTTACAAAACCAAATAGATTTCAATAACATAGTTGTTTGTGATCTTTATGCCGGTTCAGGTTCCTTAGGCTTAGAAGCTATGAGCCGCGGCGCTTCCAAATGTGATTTCGTTGAAAGTAATTTTAATGTTTCCAAAATACTAAAAGAAAACATAGAAAATATAATTACAGATAAAAGTTACAATATTTTCAAAATGGATGCGGTAAGATTTAGCAAAATGAAAAACCATGAAGAATATGACTTAATTTTAGCAGACCCTCCTTTTTTTAAATATGAAATTCATCTTATTGTGCCAAATTTGTTAATTAATCATTTTTTAAAACCGAACGGGAGATTAATTATAGAAAGGTCAATCCAGACTGAAAAAAAAGACATAGCAAGTTTTAAAAAAGAAGCTTTTAAAAGAATTGGCGACAGTTTAATTTACCAATTCTTTTGTAGCGACGTTGATCTTTTTAATAAAAGCATAACATAA
- a CDS encoding ComEA family DNA-binding protein, with product MATFFVGLSIHIIKDKKQQPYQNFDYSHQDSLFNSINYKDEAEPAEQKNVEKNIDSQQELLDFRNNKKQESLSTETLDNEKININTAGIDNLVLLPGIGTKTAEKIIDYRNKVGKFNKIEDLLNIKGIGNSKLERIKKYITVK from the coding sequence TTGGCTACTTTTTTTGTTGGACTTTCTATTCACATTATTAAAGACAAAAAGCAGCAACCCTATCAAAATTTTGATTATTCACATCAAGATAGTCTTTTTAATAGCATAAATTACAAGGATGAAGCCGAACCGGCCGAACAAAAAAATGTAGAAAAAAATATTGATTCTCAACAAGAACTTTTAGATTTTAGAAACAACAAAAAACAAGAGTCACTTTCAACAGAAACATTAGATAACGAAAAAATAAACATTAACACAGCAGGCATTGACAATTTAGTTTTGTTGCCAGGAATTGGAACTAAGACTGCAGAAAAAATTATTGATTATAGAAATAAAGTCGGAAAATTTAATAAAATTGAAGACTTACTAAACATTAAAGGCATTGGTAATTCTAAATTAGAACGAATCAAAAAATATATTACAGTTAAATAA